A single Triticum dicoccoides isolate Atlit2015 ecotype Zavitan chromosome 2A, WEW_v2.0, whole genome shotgun sequence DNA region contains:
- the LOC119352387 gene encoding uncharacterized protein LOC119352387, with protein sequence MSRSGALAVLLLLVLAARAAAAIKPLEEQPQGGKWADQLTAGAAITPLEEQPQDGNHLTAAKGLLGEEPAARLAYVRTEEKKDSEEAATMPLEGMKPGGGVAIQQGGDPGTVPSGSGEHAKEESGEHGKEGSSSTSKEGEKSAKSCLTKEECHKKRLLCGKGCTLSAHAKCAAKCSKSCIATC encoded by the exons ATGTCTCGCTCCGGAGCCCTCGCGGTGCTGTTGCTCCTGGTGCTCGCCGCCAGGGCGGCCGCGGCGATCAAGCCATTGGAGGAGCAGCCGCAGGGCGGCAAGTGGGCGGACCAGCTCACGGCGGGAGCGGCGATCACGCCATTGGAGGAGCAGCCGCAGGACGGCAA CCACCTCACGGCGGCTAAGGGCCTGCTGGGGGAGGAGCCCGCCGCGCGGCTGGCGTACGTCCGGACGGAGGAGAAGAAGGACAGCGAGGAAGCGGCGACGATGCCGTTGGAGGGGATGAAGCCCGGCGGCGGCGTGGCGATCCAGCAGGGCGGCGACCCGGGCACGGTGCCGTCGGGGAGCGGCGAGCACGCGAAGGAGGAGAGCGGCGAGCACGGCAAGGAGGGGAGCAGCAGCACCAGCAAGGAGGGGGAGAAGTCGGCCAAGAGCTGCCTGACCAAGGAGGAGTGCCACAAGAAGCGGCTGCTGTGCGGCAAGGGCTGCACCCTCTCCGCCCACGCCAAGTGCGCCGCCAAGTGCTCCAAGTCCTGCATCGCCACCTGCTAG